The following coding sequences lie in one bacterium genomic window:
- a CDS encoding shikimate kinase, translated as MMGTIWLVGMMGAGKSAVGNALAAQLGVPFFDADAEIEREAGLGIPKIFDAEGEAGFRERERGVIAGLAGKRAVIALGGGAIAQPGQAEALAAAGTVVYLRAKLETLLARVGQDETRPLLAGLDTEGRHRRLASLLGERRGAYETASLVIDTDDREIAGLAMELAKRLEDAS; from the coding sequence ATGATGGGAACGATCTGGCTCGTCGGAATGATGGGTGCTGGCAAGAGCGCGGTCGGGAATGCCCTGGCGGCGCAGCTCGGCGTTCCCTTCTTCGACGCAGACGCCGAGATCGAGCGTGAGGCGGGTCTGGGCATTCCGAAGATCTTCGACGCGGAGGGAGAGGCCGGCTTCCGGGAACGGGAGCGAGGCGTCATTGCCGGGCTGGCCGGGAAGAGGGCGGTGATCGCTCTCGGAGGGGGTGCGATCGCCCAACCGGGCCAGGCGGAGGCGTTGGCGGCCGCCGGAACCGTGGTGTACCTGCGGGCGAAGCTGGAGACCCTGCTGGCGCGCGTCGGCCAGGACGAGACGCGCCCCTTGCTCGCCGGGCTGGATACGGAGGGACGGCATCGCCGCCTGGCATCGCTGCTCGGGGAAAGGCGTGGAGCCTATGAGACGGCTTCCCTGGTGATCGATACCGATGATCGCGAGATTGCCGGTCTGGCCATGGAGCTCGCGAAACGTCTGGAGGATGCCTCGTGA